In Dysgonomonadaceae bacterium PH5-43, the sequence CTAACGCCCTGCTTAATCCTATAAGAAGTGGAGATGATATTAAAACCATAAAGGTTGCTCTTTTGTTACCGTTTAATGTAAAAGAAGGCACTACACCTCAAAATGCGGCAAACAATCGTATGGTTGAATACTTCGAGGGTGTATTGCTCGCTCTTGAAGACTTAAAAGCTAAAGGAATATCTGTTAATCTACAAGTTTTTGATACTGGTTCAAAAAGCAATACCATTCCTTCTATTCTTTCTAAACCCGAGATGCAGAATATTAATTTAATTATAGGTGGGCTTACTGATGCACAAATTAAATTAATGTCTGAGTTTGCTTCTAAAATGAATATACCTTATGTTATACCCGTAACTTCTAAAAGCGACGAACCTTTAAGTAAATATCAGGTATACCAGGTAAATACTCCTCCTGCATATCGCGATGTGAAAGCTTCGAGTGCCTTTTGCGACAAATACAAAGATTATAATATCATATTCTACACTCCCGAAGACTCTAATAACAAGGCTGAATTTATAAAGCTTGTGCAAAAAGATTTAACTTCAAGAAATATTCCCTTCAGAACTATAAGCGACAATAACTTATTGGCTGAAATGCAAGAAGCGATAAATGATTCTACGAACAATGTGTTTGTCCCTGCCGACGACAAGAAAAGTGTTTTATTCAAACTAATAGCTCCTATTAAAACTTTGAAAGAAACTAACCCTGAGTTATCTATATCGTTATTCGGACACCCTTCGTGGCAAATATATAGCACCGAATTATCGGAAGACTTCTTTAATCTAAACGCTTCTTTCTACAGTGTTTATTATGCAAGCCCAACATCGCCTGCCGTAAAATCTTTTCACGCCAAATATTTAATCTGGTATTCGAGAGAACTAATAAACATATATCCAAAGTACGGAATGTTAGGATATGACACTGCAATGTTTTTCATACAGTTGTTAGATAAATATGGAACTTCTTACGATGTAAATATTAACAAAATGAAATATTCAGGCGTTCAGTCTGATTTCAACTTCGAGAGGATTAACAATTGGGGTGGATTTATAAATACTAATCTATACATTATAGAATATACGCCAAGTTTAACTATCGAATCTAAAAGAGTTCAATAAGATATGAAGAAATTTATTGTTAGTTTTGTTTTATTACTATCTACCATTGCTATATTCCCACAGTCTGACAACGCATTTAAGCCCGAACTTTCGTATGGTATAAATGGAGGCATAACGCTAAGTAAGGTAAGGTTTGTATTTAGTGTTCCTCAAGATAATTTCATACAACCACAAGGAGGTATAAC encodes:
- a CDS encoding LysM repeat protein (product_source=COG1388; cath_funfam=3.10.350.10; cog=COG1388; pfam=PF01476; smart=SM00257; superfamily=53822,54106; transmembrane_helix_parts=Inside_1_4,TMhelix_5_27,Outside_28_522), with translation MSNRLLIVLFLLIYNVNLSVAFYPTESFSSQNEDFFLHTIERGQTVYSISKMYNVTENEIYQLNPGSDKGIQADSQLKIPQNSGSYIYYTIMPNDNLYSVSKKYHMKGDDIIEVNPGLSIETFTIGKIIRIPTNRVTTPLEGNEEINKQITNALLNPIRSGDDIKTIKVALLLPFNVKEGTTPQNAANNRMVEYFEGVLLALEDLKAKGISVNLQVFDTGSKSNTIPSILSKPEMQNINLIIGGLTDAQIKLMSEFASKMNIPYVIPVTSKSDEPLSKYQVYQVNTPPAYRDVKASSAFCDKYKDYNIIFYTPEDSNNKAEFIKLVQKDLTSRNIPFRTISDNNLLAEMQEAINDSTNNVFVPADDKKSVLFKLIAPIKTLKETNPELSISLFGHPSWQIYSTELSEDFFNLNASFYSVYYASPTSPAVKSFHAKYLIWYSRELINIYPKYGMLGYDTAMFFIQLLDKYGTSYDVNINKMKYSGVQSDFNFERINNWGGFINTNLYIIEYTPSLTIESKRVQ